From Streptomyces zhihengii, the proteins below share one genomic window:
- a CDS encoding sugar phosphate isomerase/epimerase family protein, producing the protein MTVKQLGLPALVDNCARLGIPAVGLWREPVAEYGLQAAAKLVRDAGLAVSSLCRGGFLTAADDEGRARALADNRAAIDEAATLGTDTLVLVSGGLPPGSRDLVAARARIGEALTEVAPYAGERGVRLAIEPLHPMFASDRCVVSTLDQALELAAPFPASQVGVVVDTYHVWWDDHAPAAVARAGATDRVHSFQLADWTTPLPEGVLNGRGQIGDGAVDMRAWRERVEATGWTGFIEVELFNDGLWARDGVEVLEETARRFVSEVF; encoded by the coding sequence ATGACCGTGAAGCAGCTCGGGCTGCCCGCGCTCGTCGACAACTGCGCGCGCCTCGGGATCCCCGCGGTGGGCCTGTGGCGCGAACCGGTCGCGGAGTACGGGCTCCAGGCGGCGGCGAAACTCGTCCGCGACGCCGGGCTCGCCGTCTCGTCCCTGTGCCGCGGCGGCTTCCTCACCGCGGCCGACGACGAGGGGCGCGCCCGTGCCCTGGCCGACAACCGTGCGGCCATCGACGAGGCGGCGACGCTCGGCACGGACACCCTGGTGCTGGTCTCCGGCGGACTCCCGCCGGGCAGCCGCGATCTGGTGGCCGCCCGCGCCCGCATCGGGGAGGCGCTCACCGAAGTCGCGCCGTACGCGGGCGAGCGCGGCGTGCGGCTGGCGATCGAGCCCCTGCACCCCATGTTCGCGTCGGACCGCTGTGTGGTCTCGACGCTCGACCAGGCGCTGGAACTGGCCGCACCGTTCCCCGCCTCCCAGGTCGGCGTGGTCGTCGACACCTACCACGTCTGGTGGGACGACCACGCTCCGGCGGCCGTTGCCCGTGCGGGGGCCACGGACCGTGTCCACTCCTTCCAGCTCGCCGACTGGACGACCCCCCTCCCGGAGGGCGTCCTGAACGGCCGGGGCCAGATCGGCGACGGCGCCGTCGACATGCGCGCATGGCGCGAGCGTGTCGAGGCGACCGGCTGGACGGGCTTCATCGAGGTGGAGCTGTTCAACGACGGGCTCTGGGCCCGGGACGGAGTGGAGGTGCTGGAGGAGACCGCGCGGCGCTTCGTGTCGGAGGTCTTCTGA
- a CDS encoding lipase family protein, translating into MSRTTTRSRSTSAAPHGRTPSRRRAHLAAVAVAGAACLATAIVAVPASAADGTAPTTRADAAAPDFYTPPAQLPAGNGALIRTEPLKLGLSLPGLDGKTLPGTATRLMYKSTDAGGAPVAVTGAYIEPSAAWKGTGPRPLVALASGTMGQGDQCAPSKALENPLSLGADSISVGYENLAVYRILSTGAAVVVTDYAGLGTPDRIHTYVNRVDEGHALLDAARAARAVPGASVTAASRVGLYGYSQGGGASASAAELQSSYAPDVPVVGTYAGAPPADLTATMKGIDGSALAGALAWSINGFAQSDPELKPIVEARTNDAGKKALADASTMCVGDAIFGFGFAKSTKWTADGRSLAEIIATEPRLQAVLDKQRIGTLKPTGPVRLATGIQDDIVPHGQARQLAVDWCRKGAKVSYEAVSLPNLGDKLLTNHLVPLITDQGAAISWITDRLEGKPALSNCWSMPVQP; encoded by the coding sequence GTGAGCCGCACCACCACCCGTTCGCGTTCCACGTCGGCCGCCCCCCACGGCCGGACCCCGTCACGCCGCCGCGCCCACCTGGCCGCCGTCGCCGTCGCCGGCGCGGCCTGCCTGGCGACCGCGATCGTCGCGGTACCGGCGTCGGCCGCCGACGGCACCGCCCCCACCACCCGGGCGGACGCCGCCGCCCCCGACTTCTACACGCCGCCGGCCCAACTGCCCGCCGGCAACGGCGCCCTGATCCGCACCGAGCCGCTGAAGCTCGGCCTCAGCCTGCCCGGCCTGGACGGCAAGACGCTGCCGGGCACCGCCACCCGGCTGATGTACAAGTCGACCGACGCGGGCGGCGCCCCCGTCGCCGTCACCGGCGCCTACATCGAACCGTCCGCCGCCTGGAAGGGCACGGGCCCGCGCCCGCTGGTGGCGCTCGCCTCCGGCACCATGGGCCAGGGCGACCAGTGCGCGCCCTCCAAGGCCCTGGAGAACCCGCTCTCCCTCGGCGCCGACTCGATCTCCGTCGGCTACGAGAACCTGGCCGTCTACCGCATCCTCTCCACCGGCGCCGCGGTCGTGGTCACCGACTACGCGGGCCTCGGCACCCCCGACCGGATCCACACCTACGTGAACCGGGTCGACGAGGGACACGCGCTCCTCGACGCCGCCCGCGCCGCGCGGGCCGTCCCCGGCGCGTCCGTCACGGCCGCCTCCCGCGTCGGCCTCTACGGCTACAGCCAGGGCGGCGGCGCCAGCGCCTCGGCCGCCGAACTCCAGTCCTCGTACGCCCCGGACGTGCCCGTCGTGGGCACCTACGCGGGCGCCCCGCCGGCCGATCTGACCGCCACCATGAAGGGCATCGACGGCAGCGCCCTGGCCGGCGCCCTCGCCTGGTCCATCAACGGCTTCGCCCAGTCCGACCCCGAACTGAAGCCGATCGTCGAGGCGCGCACCAACGACGCCGGCAAGAAGGCCCTGGCCGACGCGTCGACCATGTGCGTCGGCGACGCGATCTTCGGCTTCGGCTTCGCCAAGAGCACCAAGTGGACGGCCGACGGGCGCTCCCTCGCCGAGATCATCGCCACCGAACCGCGGCTCCAGGCGGTGCTGGACAAGCAGCGCATCGGCACCCTGAAGCCGACCGGGCCGGTCCGCCTCGCCACCGGCATCCAGGACGACATCGTCCCGCACGGGCAGGCCCGCCAACTCGCCGTCGACTGGTGCCGCAAGGGGGCCAAGGTCAGCTACGAGGCGGTCTCCCTGCCCAACCTCGGCGACAAGCTGCTGACCAACCACCTCGTCCCGCTCATCACCGACCAGGGCGCGGCGATCTCCTGGATCACCGACCGCCTGGAGGGCAAGCCGGCCCTCTCCAACTGCTGGTCCATGCCCGTCCAGCCGTGA
- a CDS encoding sugar phosphate isomerase/epimerase family protein, which translates to MKFAFSTLGVPGMPVADVAALAASTGYQGVELRTHPEEPVHLDLPTPEREAVAREFAQAGIEILTLAGYARVAAPGDDGPVLTELDRLVRLAGDLGAPFVRVFPGGGDSDPAEADAVAARRLGAAAETAASVGVRILLETHDSHRTGQDVSRIVGTVGHKHAGALWDVMHTWLGDEPPATSHASLSPYLGYLQVKDVASRDDLTPLPLGEGILPLGECLALADPDGWVCWEYEKRWYERAAELPGLLAGGVAHLRSLV; encoded by the coding sequence ATGAAGTTCGCCTTCTCGACACTCGGCGTGCCGGGCATGCCCGTCGCCGACGTCGCCGCGCTCGCGGCGTCCACCGGCTACCAGGGGGTGGAGCTGCGCACCCATCCCGAGGAGCCGGTGCACCTGGACCTCCCCACGCCGGAACGCGAGGCGGTCGCGCGGGAGTTCGCGCAGGCCGGGATCGAGATCCTGACCCTCGCCGGGTACGCGCGCGTCGCCGCGCCCGGCGACGACGGACCGGTGCTGACCGAGCTCGACCGGCTGGTGCGCCTCGCCGGTGACCTCGGGGCGCCGTTCGTCCGGGTCTTCCCCGGTGGCGGCGACTCCGACCCGGCCGAGGCGGACGCCGTCGCGGCACGGCGGCTGGGCGCGGCGGCCGAGACGGCCGCGAGCGTGGGCGTGCGGATCCTGCTGGAGACCCACGACTCCCACCGCACCGGCCAGGACGTGTCGCGGATCGTCGGCACCGTCGGGCACAAGCACGCGGGCGCGCTGTGGGACGTGATGCACACCTGGCTCGGCGACGAGCCGCCGGCCACCTCGCACGCCTCGCTCAGTCCGTACCTGGGCTACCTCCAGGTCAAGGACGTCGCCTCGCGGGACGACCTCACCCCGCTGCCGCTGGGCGAGGGGATCCTCCCGCTCGGCGAGTGCCTGGCTCTGGCCGACCCGGACGGGTGGGTGTGCTGGGAGTACGAGAAGCGGTGGTACGAGCGGGCGGCGGAGCTGCCCGGGCTGCTGGCCGGGGGCGTGGCGCACCTGCGCTCGCTGGTCTGA
- a CDS encoding EamA family transporter — protein sequence MPPAHIALATLVTAVWGVNFVVIAVGLDHFPPLLFSALRFLAAALPAVFFVGRPKVAWKWIVGVGLALGVAKFGLLFSGMEQGAPAGLSSLILQVQAVFTALFAFLALGERPGPLRVVGMAVALAGIAVAAVDEGTSGPLLGFMLVIAAAACWGVSNVFTRKASPPDALNFMVWVSVVPVLPLLALSLLLEGPDRDLAALRSLDWTGVGVILFVAWVATIFGFGAWGFLMRHHPASAVAPFSLLVPVFGMSSAALFLDESISPLRWCAAALLVGGVALTTLARGGRGGTSPTGAPAQAAHPNSSADAPEQPAVGVPEQPGRRT from the coding sequence ATGCCCCCCGCCCACATCGCCCTCGCCACCCTGGTCACGGCGGTCTGGGGGGTCAACTTCGTCGTCATCGCGGTCGGCCTCGACCACTTCCCGCCGCTGCTCTTCTCCGCCCTGCGCTTCCTGGCGGCCGCGCTCCCCGCGGTCTTCTTCGTCGGCCGCCCCAAGGTCGCGTGGAAGTGGATCGTGGGGGTCGGCCTCGCGCTCGGGGTCGCCAAGTTCGGGCTGCTCTTCAGCGGCATGGAGCAGGGCGCCCCGGCGGGTCTCTCCTCGCTGATCCTCCAGGTCCAGGCCGTGTTCACCGCGCTCTTCGCCTTCCTCGCCCTCGGCGAACGCCCCGGTCCGCTACGGGTGGTGGGCATGGCCGTCGCGCTCGCGGGCATCGCCGTCGCCGCCGTCGACGAGGGCACCTCCGGCCCCCTGCTGGGCTTCATGCTGGTCATCGCCGCGGCGGCCTGCTGGGGCGTCTCCAACGTCTTCACCCGCAAGGCGTCCCCGCCGGACGCGCTGAACTTCATGGTCTGGGTCAGCGTCGTCCCGGTCCTGCCGCTGCTCGCGCTCTCCCTGCTCCTGGAGGGTCCCGACCGCGACCTCGCGGCCCTGCGCTCGCTCGACTGGACGGGTGTGGGGGTGATCCTCTTCGTCGCCTGGGTCGCCACGATCTTCGGCTTCGGCGCCTGGGGGTTCCTCATGCGCCACCACCCGGCCTCGGCGGTGGCGCCCTTCTCCCTGCTGGTGCCCGTCTTCGGCATGAGTTCGGCCGCCCTGTTCCTGGACGAGTCCATCAGCCCGCTGCGCTGGTGCGCGGCCGCGCTGCTGGTCGGCGGCGTCGCCCTCACCACGCTCGCGCGGGGCGGCCGGGGCGGGACGAGCCCGACCGGCGCACCCGCGCAGGCGGCGCACCCGAACAGCTCCGCCGACGCACCCGAGCAGCCCGCCGTCGGCGTACCCGAGCAGCCCGGCCGGCGCACCTGA
- a CDS encoding Gfo/Idh/MocA family protein, producing the protein MTRRTVRIAMNGVTGRMGYRQHLVRSILAIREQGGLALGGGEVLWPEPVLVGRREHALREIAERHGLTEVATDLDAVLADDSIDIYFDAQVTSAREEALKKAVAAGKHIYTEKPTATDLAGALDLARLATSAGIKHGVVQDKLFLPGLLKLKRLIDGGFFGEILSVRGEFGYWVFEGDWQEAQRPSWNYRSEDGGGIVVDMFPHWEYVLHELFGRVTTVSAHVSTHVPRRWDEQGKPYDATADDSAYGIFQLDGGAVAQINSSWSVRVNRDELVEFQVDGTHGSAVAGLRNCRVQHRSATPKPVWNPDLPVTESFRDQWQQVPDNAEFDNGFKAQWELFLRHIALDEPYHWDLLAGARGVQLAELGLRSHAEGRRLDVPELSL; encoded by the coding sequence GTGACACGCAGGACCGTGCGGATCGCCATGAACGGCGTCACTGGGCGGATGGGCTACCGCCAGCACCTGGTGCGTTCCATCCTCGCCATCCGGGAGCAGGGCGGCCTGGCTCTCGGCGGCGGCGAGGTCCTGTGGCCCGAGCCCGTGCTCGTCGGCCGCCGTGAGCACGCCCTGCGGGAGATCGCCGAGCGCCACGGCCTCACCGAGGTCGCCACCGACCTCGACGCCGTGCTCGCCGACGACAGCATCGACATCTACTTCGACGCGCAGGTCACCTCCGCCCGCGAGGAGGCCCTCAAGAAGGCCGTCGCGGCCGGAAAGCACATCTACACGGAGAAGCCGACCGCCACCGACCTCGCGGGCGCCCTGGACCTGGCCCGGCTCGCCACGTCCGCCGGCATCAAGCACGGCGTCGTGCAGGACAAGCTCTTCCTGCCGGGTCTGCTGAAGCTCAAGCGCCTGATCGACGGCGGCTTCTTCGGCGAGATCCTCTCGGTGCGCGGCGAGTTCGGCTACTGGGTCTTCGAGGGCGACTGGCAGGAGGCCCAGCGCCCGAGCTGGAACTACCGCTCCGAGGACGGCGGCGGCATCGTCGTCGACATGTTCCCGCACTGGGAGTACGTGCTGCACGAGCTGTTCGGCCGGGTGACCACGGTCAGCGCCCATGTCAGCACCCATGTGCCGCGCCGCTGGGACGAGCAGGGCAAGCCCTACGACGCGACCGCCGACGACTCCGCGTACGGCATCTTCCAGCTCGACGGCGGCGCGGTCGCCCAGATCAACTCCTCCTGGTCGGTCCGCGTCAACCGCGACGAGCTGGTCGAGTTCCAGGTCGACGGCACCCACGGCTCCGCCGTCGCCGGTCTGCGCAACTGCCGCGTGCAGCACCGCTCCGCGACCCCGAAGCCGGTGTGGAACCCGGACCTGCCCGTCACCGAGTCCTTCCGCGACCAGTGGCAGCAGGTGCCGGACAACGCCGAGTTCGACAACGGCTTCAAGGCCCAGTGGGAGCTGTTCCTGCGCCACATCGCGCTCGACGAGCCCTACCACTGGGACCTGCTGGCCGGCGCCCGCGGCGTCCAGCTGGCCGAGCTGGGCCTGCGCAGCCACGCCGAGGGCCGCCGCCTGGACGTGCCGGAGCTGTCGCTGTGA
- a CDS encoding LacI family DNA-binding transcriptional regulator: MTVTLADVAARARVSPATVSRVLNGNYPVAASTRERVLRAVDELDYVLNGPASSLAAATSDLVGILVNDIADPFFGIMAGAAQTEIGGQEGTGRAGGEKLAVVCNTGGSPERELTYLTLLQRQRAAAVVLTGGAIEDPAHISAMSAKLTKLADAGTRVVLCGRPPLPGSDAIVASLAFDNRGGGRRLTEHLIALGHRRIGYVAGPLERTTTRHRLEGHRAAVTAAGLVGEGDVAGLERLTVHGSYDRRSGYDATLELLRRDASLTAVVAANDTVALGACAALRDQGLRIPEDISVAGFDDLPFSIDVVPSLTTVRLPLFEAGARAGRLAMGNETPPPGGIATIPAELMVRGSTAPPRA, translated from the coding sequence ATGACAGTCACCCTGGCGGATGTGGCGGCCCGCGCACGGGTGTCCCCGGCGACCGTCTCCCGTGTGCTGAACGGCAACTACCCGGTGGCCGCCTCGACCCGGGAACGGGTGCTGCGGGCGGTCGACGAACTGGACTACGTCCTCAACGGCCCGGCCAGCTCGCTCGCCGCGGCCACCTCCGACCTGGTCGGCATCCTGGTCAACGACATCGCCGACCCGTTCTTCGGGATCATGGCCGGCGCGGCCCAGACCGAGATCGGCGGCCAGGAGGGCACGGGGCGCGCGGGCGGCGAGAAGCTGGCCGTCGTCTGCAACACCGGCGGCTCCCCGGAGCGCGAACTGACCTATCTCACCCTGCTCCAGCGCCAGCGCGCCGCCGCCGTCGTGCTCACCGGCGGCGCGATCGAGGACCCCGCCCACATCTCCGCGATGAGCGCCAAACTGACCAAGCTCGCGGACGCCGGCACCCGGGTGGTGCTGTGCGGGCGGCCCCCGCTGCCCGGCTCGGACGCGATCGTCGCCTCGCTCGCCTTCGACAACCGCGGCGGCGGGCGGCGGCTGACCGAGCACCTGATCGCGCTCGGCCACCGGCGCATCGGCTATGTCGCGGGACCTCTGGAGCGCACCACGACCCGGCACCGGCTGGAGGGCCACCGGGCCGCCGTGACCGCCGCCGGCCTGGTGGGCGAGGGGGACGTCGCGGGGCTGGAACGGCTCACCGTGCACGGCTCCTACGACCGGCGCTCCGGCTACGACGCCACCCTCGAACTGCTGCGCAGGGACGCGTCGCTGACCGCGGTGGTGGCGGCGAACGACACGGTGGCGCTGGGCGCGTGCGCGGCCCTGCGCGACCAGGGGCTGCGCATCCCCGAGGACATCTCGGTGGCCGGCTTCGACGACCTGCCGTTCTCGATCGACGTGGTGCCCTCGCTGACGACGGTGCGGCTGCCGCTGTTCGAGGCGGGCGCCCGGGCGGGGCGGCTGGCGATGGGCAACGAGACCCCTCCCCCGGGCGGCATCGCGACGATCCCGGCCGAGCTGATGGTGCGGGGGTCGACGGCGCCGCCGCGCGCCTGA
- a CDS encoding dihydrodipicolinate synthase family protein translates to MTILLPNPGGGVRAHEPRTEPLGFTAGVPLTSRTVFSAAHVVADPYADTTPDSPAAVDWDATLAFRRHLWSHGLGVAEAMDTAQRGMGLDWAGAAELIRRSAAEAKSVGGAIACGVGTDQLTGPATLDAVRAAYEEQLALVESTGAQAILMASRALAAAATSPDDYVELYSHLLRQASEPVILHWLGPMFDPALEGYWGSSDLDAATSVFLDVIAAHPDKVDGIKVSLLDARREVELRRRLPQGVRCYTGDDFNYPELIAGDEAGFSHALLGIFDPLGPLAAEAVRVLDTGDTPGFRKLLDPTVELSRHLFQAPTRFYKTGVVLLAWLAGHQSHFTMVGGLQSARSLPHLARAYELADGLGLFPDPALAEARMKSLLTVHGVPQ, encoded by the coding sequence GTGACGATCCTGCTCCCGAACCCCGGTGGCGGCGTCCGCGCCCACGAGCCCCGCACCGAGCCGCTGGGCTTCACCGCCGGTGTGCCGCTCACCTCCCGTACGGTCTTCTCCGCCGCCCATGTGGTGGCCGACCCGTACGCCGACACCACCCCCGACTCGCCGGCGGCCGTCGACTGGGACGCCACCCTCGCCTTCCGCCGCCACCTGTGGTCGCACGGGCTCGGGGTCGCCGAGGCGATGGACACCGCGCAGCGCGGCATGGGCCTGGACTGGGCGGGCGCGGCGGAGCTGATCCGCCGCTCGGCCGCCGAGGCGAAGTCCGTGGGCGGCGCGATCGCCTGCGGCGTCGGCACCGACCAGCTGACCGGTCCCGCCACGCTCGACGCCGTCCGCGCGGCGTACGAGGAGCAGCTCGCCCTCGTCGAGTCGACCGGCGCGCAGGCGATCCTGATGGCCTCCCGGGCCCTCGCCGCCGCCGCGACCTCGCCCGACGACTACGTCGAGCTCTACTCCCATCTGCTCCGCCAGGCGTCGGAGCCGGTGATCCTGCACTGGCTCGGCCCGATGTTCGACCCGGCCCTGGAGGGCTACTGGGGCTCGTCCGACCTGGACGCGGCCACCTCCGTCTTCCTCGACGTGATCGCCGCCCACCCCGACAAGGTCGACGGCATCAAGGTCTCGCTGCTGGACGCCCGCCGCGAGGTGGAGCTGCGCCGGCGCCTGCCGCAGGGCGTGCGCTGCTACACCGGCGACGACTTCAACTACCCGGAGCTGATCGCGGGCGACGAGGCGGGGTTCAGCCACGCGCTGCTCGGCATCTTCGACCCGCTGGGCCCGCTGGCGGCCGAGGCGGTACGGGTCCTCGACACCGGTGACACGCCCGGCTTCCGCAAGCTCCTCGACCCCACGGTCGAGCTCTCCCGGCACCTGTTCCAGGCGCCGACCCGCTTCTACAAGACGGGCGTGGTCCTCCTCGCCTGGCTCGCCGGGCACCAGTCCCACTTCACGATGGTGGGCGGCCTCCAGTCCGCGCGGTCGCTGCCGCACCTGGCCCGTGCCTACGAACTCGCCGACGGACTGGGCCTGTTCCCGGACCCGGCGCTCGCCGAGGCCCGCATGAAGTCCCTGCTGACCGTCCACGGAGTCCCGCAGTGA
- a CDS encoding glycoside hydrolase family 3 protein has protein sequence MHDRNVSRRTLLTATAVAAGAIASASPASASSAVTGTSKDDRLKRLIARMSLEEKIGQLFVMRVYGHSATAPDQADIDANLKEIGVRTAAELIERYHVGGIIYFAWAHNTRDPHQIAELSNGIQRAGLAQPTPVPLLISTDQEHGIVARVGKPATLVPGAMALGAGGSRSDARTAARIAGSELAAMGIVQNYAPVADVNVNPANPVIGVRSFGSEPDAVSRMVAAQVRGYQGAGIAATSKHFPGHGDTSVDSHTGIPVITHTREEWERIDAPPFRAAIEAGIDSIMTAHIQFPALDPSNDPATLSRPILTGILREELGYDGVVVTDALNMEGVRIKYGDDRVPVLALLAGVDQLLNPPDLAVAWNAVLAAVRGGELSVARIEESILRILRLKERLGLLRDPFVSARGVDRTVGTRSHLAAADRIAEGTTTVLTNPDGLLPLSRRSRPNLLVVGADPASPSGTTGPPTTVLANAFTELGFTAGALSTGTAPTAAKIAEAVAAAGGKDVVVVATYNVSATSSQRTLVDRLVATGVPVVALAIRNPYDIARLGGVGAAVASYSWTDVELRAAARVIAGRARPEGRLPVPVQRADDPAQTLFPVGHGLSYR, from the coding sequence GTGCACGACCGGAATGTCTCCAGACGCACCCTTCTCACCGCGACCGCCGTCGCGGCGGGGGCGATCGCCTCGGCGTCCCCCGCATCGGCGTCGTCAGCCGTGACGGGCACGTCCAAGGACGACCGCCTGAAACGGCTCATCGCGCGGATGAGCCTGGAGGAGAAGATCGGCCAGCTCTTCGTGATGCGGGTCTACGGCCATTCGGCCACCGCTCCCGACCAGGCCGACATCGACGCCAATCTCAAGGAGATCGGCGTCCGCACCGCCGCGGAGCTGATCGAGCGCTACCACGTCGGCGGCATCATCTACTTCGCGTGGGCGCACAACACCCGTGATCCGCACCAGATCGCCGAGCTCTCCAACGGCATCCAGCGGGCCGGTCTCGCCCAGCCGACACCCGTGCCGCTGCTGATCTCCACCGACCAGGAGCACGGGATCGTCGCCCGGGTCGGCAAGCCCGCCACCCTGGTGCCGGGGGCGATGGCCCTCGGCGCGGGCGGTTCGCGCTCGGACGCGCGCACCGCCGCCCGGATCGCGGGCTCGGAGCTGGCGGCCATGGGCATCGTGCAGAACTACGCCCCGGTCGCCGACGTCAACGTCAACCCGGCCAACCCGGTCATCGGCGTACGGTCCTTCGGCTCCGAGCCGGACGCGGTGTCGCGGATGGTGGCCGCCCAGGTCAGGGGGTACCAGGGCGCGGGCATCGCGGCGACGTCCAAGCACTTCCCGGGCCACGGCGACACCTCGGTGGACAGCCACACCGGCATCCCGGTGATCACCCACACCCGCGAGGAGTGGGAGCGGATCGACGCGCCGCCGTTCCGGGCCGCGATCGAGGCCGGGATCGACTCGATCATGACGGCGCACATCCAGTTCCCGGCGCTCGACCCGAGCAACGACCCGGCCACGCTGTCCCGTCCGATCCTCACCGGCATCCTCCGCGAGGAACTGGGCTACGACGGCGTGGTCGTCACGGACGCGCTCAACATGGAGGGCGTGCGGATCAAATACGGGGACGACCGGGTCCCGGTGCTCGCCCTGCTCGCGGGCGTGGACCAGTTGCTCAACCCGCCGGACCTGGCGGTCGCCTGGAACGCCGTGCTGGCGGCGGTCCGCGGCGGCGAACTGAGCGTCGCGCGCATCGAGGAATCGATCCTGCGCATTCTGCGGCTGAAGGAGCGGCTCGGGCTGCTGCGCGACCCGTTCGTCAGCGCGCGGGGTGTCGACCGCACCGTGGGCACCCGGTCGCACCTGGCCGCCGCCGACCGGATCGCCGAGGGCACCACCACGGTGCTCACCAACCCGGACGGGCTGCTGCCGCTGAGCCGCCGCAGCCGGCCGAACCTGCTGGTGGTCGGCGCCGATCCGGCCTCGCCCAGCGGCACGACCGGCCCGCCGACGACCGTCCTGGCGAACGCCTTCACGGAACTCGGCTTCACGGCGGGGGCCTTGTCCACCGGGACGGCCCCGACCGCGGCGAAGATCGCCGAGGCCGTCGCCGCGGCCGGGGGCAAGGACGTGGTCGTCGTCGCGACGTACAACGTCTCGGCCACCAGTTCCCAGCGCACCCTGGTGGACCGGCTGGTGGCGACGGGCGTACCGGTCGTGGCGCTCGCCATCCGCAACCCGTACGACATCGCCCGGCTGGGCGGCGTCGGTGCGGCCGTGGCGAGCTACTCGTGGACGGACGTCGAACTGCGCGCCGCCGCACGGGTGATCGCGGGCAGGGCCAGGCCCGAGGGACGCCTCCCGGTCCCGGTCCAGCGGGCGGACGACCCGGCGCAGACGCTCTTCCCCGTCGGCCACGGACTCTCGTACCGCTGA
- a CDS encoding LysR family transcriptional regulator — MLDLGRLRALHAVSVHGTIGAAATALGYTPSAVSQQIAKLERETRTTLLERRGRGIRLTDEAHQLALTAQELMSIVEAAEVRLEERRGEPAGRLAVACFASAARGLMPRVLADLADRHPALDIRMQEIDPHLSIDLVARGAVDLAVAHDWDIAPLPTPPGLEQAVIGTDLCDLLVPAEHRLTAAGSVRREELGGERWISQPPGTVCHDWLMRTLRAAGHEPLIAHLAEEHQTQVALVAAGLGIALVPRLGRGALPPEVRAVRLDPVPSRRLRALWRAGAARRPAITETVRTLRRAWPRSAAER, encoded by the coding sequence GTGCTCGATCTCGGCCGGCTGCGCGCCCTGCACGCCGTCTCCGTCCACGGCACCATCGGCGCCGCCGCCACCGCGCTGGGCTACACCCCGTCCGCCGTCTCCCAGCAGATCGCCAAGCTGGAGCGGGAGACCCGCACCACGCTGCTGGAGCGCCGGGGGCGCGGTATCCGGCTCACCGACGAGGCACATCAACTCGCGCTCACCGCACAGGAGTTGATGTCGATCGTGGAGGCGGCGGAGGTCCGCCTGGAGGAGCGCCGCGGGGAGCCCGCCGGGCGGCTCGCGGTGGCCTGCTTCGCCAGCGCGGCGCGCGGGCTGATGCCCCGGGTGCTGGCCGATCTCGCGGACCGGCATCCGGCGCTGGACATCCGGATGCAGGAGATCGACCCGCACCTGTCGATCGATCTGGTGGCCCGGGGCGCGGTGGACCTCGCCGTGGCCCACGACTGGGACATCGCCCCGCTGCCGACGCCCCCGGGGCTGGAGCAGGCGGTGATCGGGACGGACCTGTGCGATCTGCTGGTCCCCGCGGAGCACCGGCTGACCGCCGCGGGCTCGGTGCGCCGCGAGGAGCTCGGCGGCGAGCGGTGGATCTCGCAGCCGCCGGGCACGGTCTGCCACGACTGGCTGATGCGGACCCTGCGCGCGGCGGGCCACGAGCCGCTGATCGCCCATCTCGCGGAGGAGCACCAGACCCAGGTCGCCCTGGTCGCCGCCGGGCTCGGCATCGCGCTCGTCCCCCGGCTCGGGCGGGGCGCGCTGCCGCCCGAGGTGCGCGCGGTCCGCCTGGACCCGGTGCCGAGCCGGCGCCTGCGCGCCCTGTGGCGCGCGGGCGCCGCCCGCCGCCCCGCGATCACCGAGACGGTCCGCACCCTCCGCCGCGCGTGGCCGCGGTCGGCCGCCGAACGCTGA
- a CDS encoding DUF6058 family natural product biosynthesis protein, whose amino-acid sequence MTPADDAYVSARFAVLEDLCAAQGRDPGAVRLTMLSGLLPLPGYLRSDGAEMVPRDLFALTEEAGGPERLEEWFTGQWPDRETGRREWEAYLSGQYVCLHSVRPATIRRKEELTAAIGAAPAEPDAGSDAWSARLHALVDELDALEPAFTGYDRLRFGGPTSRDLCVDAVRARYPRRAPLPAGGR is encoded by the coding sequence ATGACGCCCGCCGACGACGCCTACGTCAGCGCCCGGTTCGCCGTGCTGGAGGACCTCTGCGCCGCCCAGGGCCGTGACCCGGGGGCGGTGCGTCTGACGATGCTGTCCGGTCTGCTGCCGCTGCCGGGCTACCTCCGCTCCGACGGCGCCGAGATGGTGCCGCGCGACCTCTTCGCCCTGACGGAGGAGGCCGGTGGCCCGGAGCGGCTGGAGGAGTGGTTCACCGGCCAGTGGCCCGACCGGGAGACCGGGCGCCGGGAGTGGGAGGCGTACCTGAGCGGACAGTACGTCTGCCTGCACTCCGTCCGGCCCGCCACGATCCGGCGGAAGGAGGAGCTCACCGCGGCCATCGGCGCGGCTCCCGCGGAGCCGGACGCGGGCTCGGACGCCTGGTCCGCGCGGCTGCACGCCCTCGTCGACGAACTCGACGCCTTGGAGCCCGCGTTCACCGGGTACGACCGGCTCCGGTTCGGCGGGCCGACCTCCCGCGACCTGTGCGTCGACGCGGTGCGCGCCCGGTACCCGCGCCGGGCGCCGCTCCCCGCCGGCGGCCGCTGA